The genomic DNA ATAAAAAGCCTTCATAGCGATCTTTGTGCAGATGGAAAAATCTTGATGAAACTAGTGGCTTTGATGCATGATGCTGGAAAAGGATTAGTAGGAGATCATTCAAATATAGGAGCAAATATATTTAGAGCTTATGCAAACAAGATAGGGCTGCCGCAAAAAGCTATAAATATGGGAGTAAATTTAATAAAAAACCACACTATTATGAATAATATCGCAAATAGAGAAGATATCTATAACCAGCAAGTTATCTTAAATTTTATCTCTCATATAGGAGAAAAACAAGCTCTTAAGCTGCTTTATATACTTACTTATTGCATAAGTAATGCTACAAATGATGGATTTTACAACTCGTATAATGCAAAGCTCCTTAGAGAGCTTTATGAAATAGCGTTAAAAAGTTTTGATAATAGCGATGAGAATTTACTTGATGAAGCTGCTAGAAGAGTTAAAAAAGAGAATCTTATAAAAAAACAAAAAGAGTTTTTGGAACTATCTAAAGACGAGCAAAATATAATTCTTTCTATATCTTCGAATTTACTTTTTATCAAATACCCGCCAAGCGAGATAATACGTATATTTTTATGGGCTCAAAACTGCTCTAATATATCAGTTGATATAGAAAATAGAGATAATTTCTGTGTTAAAATCATTGCCAAAAGAGGTTGGAATACAACTATGGTTTTAAATAAATTAGCTCATCTCGATCTTGCTTATATGGAGATTTTCGAGCTTTTTGATAGCAAATTTTTTATAAAACTAGAATATAATCAAAAAGCCGGCGATAGCGAAATGAAAAATATGGAAACTCTCATTATAGGTGCTTTATGTGACAAACAAAAAGCACTTACGAAAAAGCCGCTCATTTTAGAAAATGAGGTAAATTTTGATCTAAATCATTCAAAAATTTATGCTAAAATGAATATAAATGCAAAAGACCAAAGAGGGCTTATGGCGTATATTTTAGGCGTGTTTGAACTTTTTGATATAAAGGTGGCTAATGCCAGAATTCAAACTATAAAAAATAGAACTAGAAATCTATTTTTGATACAAAAAAATGAAAATTTAGAAACAAAGTATAGTAGTATTATAAATTTAATAACTACCAAAAATTAAAAGGAAATTTATGTGTGGAATAGTAGGTTACATAGGTGATAAAGAGAAAAAAAGTATTATTATAAACGGCTTAAAAGAGCTTGAGTATAGAGGTTATGATAGCGCAGGAATGGCTATAATGAGCGGAAATTGCTGCAGTGATATAAACTATTTTAAATCAGTTGGAAAATTAGAAAATTTGGTAAGTAAAATGGAAAGTTTTACGAGTAAAGAATTTGGCGTGGCAATAGGTCACACTAGATGGGCGACTCACGGCAAACCTACAGAGATAAACGCTCATCCGCATATTGGCGAGTATAGTTTTGTCATACACAATGGTATAATCGAAAATTATAAAGAGCTAAAAGACGAGTTAGAAACTTTAGGTATTAAATTTATAAGCCAAACAGATACAGAAGTCATCGTTCATCTTTTTGAATACTACAACAAAACTGCTCAAACTCCGTTTGATGCATATAAAAAGACTATTTCAAGACTAAGAGGAGCTTACGCGACTCTTCTTATCACAAAAGCAGCTTACGGAGAGATATTCTTTGCTAAAAATGCAGCACCTCTTATCATAGCAAAAGACGGGGATGAAATATATTTTTCAAGTTCGGATGCTCCTCTTATCGGTCTTGCAAAAGATGCTATGTATCTTGAGGATGGCAGTTTTGGCGTAGCAAAATTAGGTGAGATAAAGCTTTTTGATAAAGAAGCAAACGAGTTAAACTTAAGCTTTGCACCGCTTCCAAAAGACAAAGGGTATGCCAGAAAAGACGGTTTTAGATTTTTTATGGAAAAAGAAATTTACGAGCAAAGTCAAGTCATCACCGAATGTTTGATGGGAAGAGTGGGTGATGATGATATAAATCTTGATATCGATAACTCTATTTTCGATGGTATAGACGAGATAGTATTGTGCGCATGCGGTACTAGTTATCACGCCGCGCTAAGCGCGAGTTATCTATTTGAAAGAGTAGCAAAGATAAGAGCTAAGGTTGAGGTCGCAAGTGAATTTAGATATAAAGAGCCGCTTTTGCGAAAGAGTTCTTTATTTATAGTAATATCTCAAAGCGGAGAAACGGCAGATAGTTTAGAAGCCCTTAAAATTGCTAAAAATGCAGGACTTAAAACTATGGCTATTTGTAATGTGGATAATTCAAGCATAGTTAGACTTGCTAGTGAAGTTATATTGACTCGTGCAGGTATAGAAAAAGGAGTAGCTAGCACTAAAGCGTTTGCTACCCAAGTCATCTGCTTGTGGATGCTGGTTTTAAAACTAGCAAAATTAAGACAAAGTATAGATACAATCAATCTTCAAAATGAGATAAAAGCGCTTAGAAATATACCTAGTGTTGTGCATTTCGATAGTAGTTTGCAAGAGAGAATTTATCGATTAGCAAAACACTATTTGCATGGCCATGGATTTTTCTTTATTGGTAGAGATATATTTTATCCTCTTGCTCTTGAAGGGGCTTTAAAACTAAAAGAGATAAGCTATCTTCACGCGGAGGGTTATCCAGCAGGAGAGATGAAACACGGTCCTATCGCTCTAGCAGATACTGGACTCTATACTATCGCTTTGCTTCCAAAAACTTTGCTTTATGAAAAGACTAAATCAAACGTCGAAGAACTAGCCGCAAGAGACGCTTTTATAACAGCTATCAGTCCTGAAGCTTTTGAACTTAGCGACGATTTTATTCAAACAAATTTATACGATCATCCTATGAGCGAGTTTTTTGAGATGATGATAGTTTTACAGCTTTTTGCGCTTGAAATTTCAGTACGTTTAGGAAACGACGTTGATATGCCAAGAAACCTTGCAAAAAGCGTTACTGTCGAGTAATTGTTTTAAAAAGCAAGCTGAGTAAATTTAAACTATAAGTTAGTTTTTAAATTTAACTAGATATTAAACTTTAAAGCATTATAATTTTGCCTTTTAAAGGTGTCAGTTGGACACGTTACAAATTTACAAGGCTTATAATGCTTAATCTTCTTAACTCTTTTAAACAAAAATACATTGTAAATTTTTGGGGTGTCGGCAAGGCTATGATAGCACTTGCTATTTTGAGTGCCGTTTATTTCGGCATTTTCGGTGGTGTTTGGGCGGTTACTGGTGAGATGACACGCTGGGGCGGCGAGTTTTTAGAGCTTTTTGGTATGGATTTATCAAGTTATTCATACTATAAAATGCAAAATTTAAATGGCACTCCGCTTACTCGTTTTGAGGGCATTATGCTTATCGGAATGTTTTTAGGTGCCTCAATTGCTGCTTTTATGGCAAATAAAGTTAAATTTAGACTTCCAGTAAGCGGTATTCGTGTATTTCAAGCCATAGTTGGTGGTTTACTTTCTGGATTTGGCGCAAGACTTGCTTTTGGATGCAATCTAGCTAATTTTTTCACAGGACTTCCGTACTTCTCGCTTCATACTTGGTTATTTGCCGTGTTTATGGTGATAGGAATTTATTGCGCAGTGCAAGTGGGAAAATTTAAAATTTTTCGTCCGAAAGTCGTGCTGGAGAGATGTGGAGTAAATGGCAAAGGAATAGAACATGACAAAAATAGGGCGAATAGACATTTTGCTTATGGCGTTACTATACTTGTGTTTTCTATTATTTGGTTAGTTTATCTTTTTATAAACGTACCGAGCTTCGATCTTAAAGTAAAAGCCAGTATTTCGCCGCTTGCCTTGATATTTGGCATCGCTTTTGGTTTTATCATCTCAAAAGGGCAGGTCTGCTTTACTTCTTGTTTTAGAGATCTGTTTTTGTTCGGTCGCGATACGGCCGCAAAAGGTGCATTTTTTGGTATGATAATAGCAACTTTGATCGTTTTCGTGCTTATGCTAAATGGCTATAACTCTAAAATTATAAGTTTTAGTCCGGCGGTGGCTATAGGAGCGTTTTTGTTTGGTTTTGGTATCGTTTTTGCAGGAGGCTGCGAGTGCGGCTGGACTTATAGAGCTACTGAGGGGCAAATGCATTTTATGATAGTAGGTATCTCAAATTTTGTAGGAACTGCTATCTTGGCGCTTAATTACGACCGTTTTCCAGACTGGTTTAAAGACGGCCCGAAAATAAATTTACTAGATGCTTTCGGCTCTCTTGGAGGTTTGGCCTTAAATTTAAGTCTATTTGTGGTAGCACTCTTGCTGGTCGTCTTTTATAAAAAACGCTTTTTTGCAAAAGGAGGATACTAATGAAAAATTATGAGATAACTTATACTCTTGATATACAAGGCGAGGCTTGTCCTATGCCGGCTGTTGCTACGCTTGAAGTGTTACCGACTATGAAAAGAGGTGAGGTTTTAGAAGTGCTTTGCGACTGTCCGCAGGCGATAAATTCTATCCCTGTTGATGCGAAAAATCGCGGTTTTGAAGTTTTATCAGTAGAGCAAGACGGTCCGACTCTTAGATTTATCATAAGAAAACCGTAGATCGATATGAGCAAATTTGGGCTAGTCTTAGCTCAAATTTTTAAATCTAGTAGTGCGGTTTTTGTTTTTAAATTCGCGGTAAGATATTTGTATAAGTATAACGCTGCTTTGTTTTTAACAATTTTATCGCTTTATGCCGGTTTATTTATTATTTTTTGCATATTTACAATCTGAACTTAGTTTATTTCTCTCATTATATCTAGCCTTTTTAGATAAGGTTCTATCTTTTTTACATTCAAATTTTCCGTTGAAGATATGTATCTTATAGAGTTTTTATCTCCGAATTCGCTAACTCCTCCAAGTCTACGTATCATTTGATTTATCGTGCCGTTTACGCCGTCTATTATGCCGGTTTTGTTTGGTAAAATAGCTCTAAAACTATCTTTAAAATAGTTAAAATGAGTACATCCAAGTACAAGTAAACTGATGTTTGATAGATCGAATTTAGATATCTCATCTTTCAAGTATTTCAAAACCTCTAGACTGTCAAATTCCATATTTTGCGCAAATTCTACAAGTTTTGGTAAGGCTAAGAGATGCGTTTTGCTTTCTAAATTTACTTTATGGATTAAATCCGATAATTTATTTCCGCTTATGGTAGCAGGCGTGGCAACTACAAGTATGTCGCCACCAGCATTTACTCCTAATTTCACGGCAGGCTCCATTCCTATTATAGGCACTGAAAAACTGCTTCTAAGCTCAGTTATAGCAGCACTAGTCGCTGTATTACACGCTATGACTATCATATCTACGCTCAAATTAGTCAAGAATTGAACACAGTTCAAACAAAGGCGGATTATCTCGTCTTTACTTTTTGTGCCATACGGTGCATTTTTGTTGTCGGCAAAATATATAAACTCCACGCCTCTAAAGCGCTTCAAAGCTTCATTTAAAAGACTAAGGCCGCCGATGCCCGAGTCAAAAATCGCTATTTTCATCATCTATCCAAATATCTCAAATTTTTCAAACAATTCTTCGTCGCGTTCTAAAAGGCCTTTTTTGATGAGGTTTTCTATGACTTCTTTTGAACAGTTTGTCTCTTTTGGCCAGCCGCGAGTGTAGCCATCGAGCTCAAATTTGCTAGTAGCGTCTATGCAAACAAGCTCGTTGCGTACAAAAATATCGCGCTTTGCATCGATATTGTTTGTTATCCTCCAAACAAGCATGTATAGATTTTCAAGCCTTGAGCTAACATCTACGAAAATCAGTATTTTAAAGTGCTCATCAAAAGGTTTAAGCTCATCAAAAACCTGTTTTACGAGTCTATCTTTGTCAAATTTAACAAAACAAATAGGACTTTTCGTGTCTAAAAAATACTGCTTTAGCTCTAAGATATTTTGATTTACGCTTTTAAATTTATATAGAAGTTTGTCGTCACTTATTAAATTTGGTGCGCTTGATGAGTTATCGACACTTGCGTCAATTCCTAGCTTTCCTCCAAAACAAGCATTTGGACTAGCATGGTCAAGCTGGTCGCAAACACCGCTAGTTATCAACATGCTTTGCGGCGAAAAACGGTTTAAAATATATTTTGTAAGATTTGCGTAGTCATCAAGATGAGGTGCACTTGATGGTACAAAAACGGCGTGTTTTACAAAACTCATCTGCCCGACTCCCCAAAATGCGTGCATAAGCTGCGTAGCGTGAGCAGGATAAAGTGCGTTAAATTTAGCTAAAATTAGATTGTGAAATACCCCGTTTTCAGGCATTTTATAATCAACCAGCTCAGGAGCCGTAGTTTTTAAAAGCGGTAAAAATATCCGCTCAGTCGCATATCCCATAAATTTATCTTCAAGCGGCGGTTTTCCGACGACTGTTGCGTGGAAAATAGGATTTTTTTTATGAGTTATTTTCGTAACTTCCATAACGGGGAACGGCTCCACCGGTGTGTAAAATCCTGTATGATCTCCGAATTTTCCTTCGTTTTTTAGTCTATTTGTATCTACAAATCCTTCTATGACGTAGTCTGAGTCGTGCGGGATAAAAATGTCGTTTGTGAGAGATTTAACTAGTTTTGCCGGAGTTTTTCTGATGAACCCATAAAGCATAAGCTCAAAAATATTTTTTGGAAGCGGGGCTTGACCACACCAAATGTAGAGCGGATCGCCCCCGATTGCTACACTGACCGGCATTTTAAGACCTGCTTTTTTGTATTCATGAAAAAAATGAGCGGCGTCTTTGTGAATTTGCCAGTGCATTCCAAGCTCGTTTTTGCTATGTACTTGCAGGCGGTACATACCTAAATTTTGCGTGTTTGAGTTTAGATCTTTTGTATAAACTTGCCCCATCGTGATAAACGCTCCGCCGTCTTCTTCCCAAGTTTTGAGTATCGGCAGATCATATAAATTCGGTTCTTTAAATTCGCACTCTTGGGAGATGCCTTTAGTTTTTAAATGTTTTGGAAATACTGATTTTAGGCTTAAAAGATAGGTAAAAAACTCTATTTTTTCTTTAAGCGTAGAAGGTTTTGTCGGTTTTAGCAGCTTTTCTATCTCATTTGCTATTTCGTTACTATCTTTTCCGAATATTAAATTTAAAGCTTTAAAACTTCCAAAAATATTTGTTAAAACAGGATCAAATTTTTTTCCGTTTTTATCGATAGGATTTGTGAAAAGTAGAGCTTTTGAATTATCTTTTTTGACTTCTATATAGCTTAGATGAGCTATCTCAATATCTATATCGCAAGGTTTATCTATTATTTTTAAAAGACCATTTTTATCCAATAAATCAATGTATTTTTGCATATATCCTAACCTGAAATTTTAAATTATATTAGCAAAAAATAGATTTGTATTAGTTTAAAAATGGTCTTGTTCATCTATTTATTTGGTCTTTATACCAATCCATTTATTAAAGTCTTTCATTTTTAACTCCTTTTTATGCTTGATATTGTTTTATTTTACTTTAATTATACTTATATTATTCTTAATAATGAAATCTATTATCAATAAAATTTTATATAATTAACTTACTTACCCCCCCCCACTTTTTTCATCTCTCTCAAATTTACTCATAATTTTAAGCCTCCTTTAAGCACTACTCTTGTATAATTCCAACTCACGAAACGGGAAAGACCTTTTAACTCTTCTAGTTAGAAATCCTTTTTATTTTCGATGTTTTTTAAATTTATAAATGTTAAACTATTTTTATAGTCAATCTTTGAAATCTAAACAAGTGATCGATTGAGCCAGAACTAATTTTAAAGTTAGT from Campylobacter fetus subsp. fetus includes the following:
- the glmS gene encoding glutamine--fructose-6-phosphate transaminase (isomerizing); the protein is MCGIVGYIGDKEKKSIIINGLKELEYRGYDSAGMAIMSGNCCSDINYFKSVGKLENLVSKMESFTSKEFGVAIGHTRWATHGKPTEINAHPHIGEYSFVIHNGIIENYKELKDELETLGIKFISQTDTEVIVHLFEYYNKTAQTPFDAYKKTISRLRGAYATLLITKAAYGEIFFAKNAAPLIIAKDGDEIYFSSSDAPLIGLAKDAMYLEDGSFGVAKLGEIKLFDKEANELNLSFAPLPKDKGYARKDGFRFFMEKEIYEQSQVITECLMGRVGDDDINLDIDNSIFDGIDEIVLCACGTSYHAALSASYLFERVAKIRAKVEVASEFRYKEPLLRKSSLFIVISQSGETADSLEALKIAKNAGLKTMAICNVDNSSIVRLASEVILTRAGIEKGVASTKAFATQVICLWMLVLKLAKLRQSIDTINLQNEIKALRNIPSVVHFDSSLQERIYRLAKHYLHGHGFFFIGRDIFYPLALEGALKLKEISYLHAEGYPAGEMKHGPIALADTGLYTIALLPKTLLYEKTKSNVEELAARDAFITAISPEAFELSDDFIQTNLYDHPMSEFFEMMIVLQLFALEISVRLGNDVDMPRNLAKSVTVE
- the yedE gene encoding selenium metabolism membrane protein YedE/FdhT, which encodes MLNLLNSFKQKYIVNFWGVGKAMIALAILSAVYFGIFGGVWAVTGEMTRWGGEFLELFGMDLSSYSYYKMQNLNGTPLTRFEGIMLIGMFLGASIAAFMANKVKFRLPVSGIRVFQAIVGGLLSGFGARLAFGCNLANFFTGLPYFSLHTWLFAVFMVIGIYCAVQVGKFKIFRPKVVLERCGVNGKGIEHDKNRANRHFAYGVTILVFSIIWLVYLFINVPSFDLKVKASISPLALIFGIAFGFIISKGQVCFTSCFRDLFLFGRDTAAKGAFFGMIIATLIVFVLMLNGYNSKIISFSPAVAIGAFLFGFGIVFAGGCECGWTYRATEGQMHFMIVGISNFVGTAILALNYDRFPDWFKDGPKINLLDAFGSLGGLALNLSLFVVALLLVVFYKKRFFAKGGY
- the yedF gene encoding sulfurtransferase-like selenium metabolism protein YedF, translating into MKNYEITYTLDIQGEACPMPAVATLEVLPTMKRGEVLEVLCDCPQAINSIPVDAKNRGFEVLSVEQDGPTLRFIIRKP
- the murI gene encoding glutamate racemase; the protein is MKIAIFDSGIGGLSLLNEALKRFRGVEFIYFADNKNAPYGTKSKDEIIRLCLNCVQFLTNLSVDMIVIACNTATSAAITELRSSFSVPIIGMEPAVKLGVNAGGDILVVATPATISGNKLSDLIHKVNLESKTHLLALPKLVEFAQNMEFDSLEVLKYLKDEISKFDLSNISLLVLGCTHFNYFKDSFRAILPNKTGIIDGVNGTINQMIRRLGGVSEFGDKNSIRYISSTENLNVKKIEPYLKRLDIMREIN
- a CDS encoding menaquinone biosynthesis decarboxylase, with product MQKYIDLLDKNGLLKIIDKPCDIDIEIAHLSYIEVKKDNSKALLFTNPIDKNGKKFDPVLTNIFGSFKALNLIFGKDSNEIANEIEKLLKPTKPSTLKEKIEFFTYLLSLKSVFPKHLKTKGISQECEFKEPNLYDLPILKTWEEDGGAFITMGQVYTKDLNSNTQNLGMYRLQVHSKNELGMHWQIHKDAAHFFHEYKKAGLKMPVSVAIGGDPLYIWCGQAPLPKNIFELMLYGFIRKTPAKLVKSLTNDIFIPHDSDYVIEGFVDTNRLKNEGKFGDHTGFYTPVEPFPVMEVTKITHKKNPIFHATVVGKPPLEDKFMGYATERIFLPLLKTTAPELVDYKMPENGVFHNLILAKFNALYPAHATQLMHAFWGVGQMSFVKHAVFVPSSAPHLDDYANLTKYILNRFSPQSMLITSGVCDQLDHASPNACFGGKLGIDASVDNSSSAPNLISDDKLLYKFKSVNQNILELKQYFLDTKSPICFVKFDKDRLVKQVFDELKPFDEHFKILIFVDVSSRLENLYMLVWRITNNIDAKRDIFVRNELVCIDATSKFELDGYTRGWPKETNCSKEVIENLIKKGLLERDEELFEKFEIFG